The nucleotide window CGTGTTATAGTCAAGCCCCATTCCCTGCAAAAATTTGCATTAGATCACTATCACAGCACATACTGTAGTTTCAAGTTGGTCTGTAATGGCTTCCATCTTGTTAAGGTATTCCATGGTGGACATTAGATCATTCCTCAACATCTGAGATGCTCTCTTGAGAAAGACAACCTTGGCCTGTGAAACCTGTGAATATAAGTTTGAGATAATTGTTCCTATAGTTCTGCTACAGAGCAATCATCAGGGATGTCGACAAGGACTTCCTGTGATAAGGTGTGTGATGTAGGCAACGATTGAGATCTTTCTTTTCCCAAGCGAGATAGTCTTGACTTTTGACCTGTATTGGTTGAGAATTCTCATTGtgcatcaaaattttgtatCTTCTGAATGGAACAAGCCAAAAGAATGTTCCTGCAGCTTTAAAATAGGGCTAGTGGAGCAGAGACAAGCATTTTCTGCTCAATCTTTCGGGTGGTGAATCAGAGGTAGAAGGCCATCATTGTTTGGTACTGTTGGTGActatgtcaaacagtttttcaGCTTGGTTTGATATAATAGGATAAATAAGGCCCAACGTTCATGAATAACAGGGAAAGGCACTAAGGCCTTTTATTAGCCTTAGAGGTCTCTGCTTTTGTGTAGGTTGATTACAGAAACTGCTCTGCTGAACGGAGGGAAAATCCATGAAAAGTTTCCTGAACTGGCCCAGATATTGGATTGGGGTGAAGACACAGCCAGATGCTGCTGGCTGACTCAAGTCTCCCGAACAGCATGATATGGTCATGCAGAGTACAGCTTTACAAACTTGCCCTGGGAAAGGGTACCTGGTATAGACCAGTGGCCTGGACAGGGGCTATATACCCTTAACTCCTTAAGATTATTCAATTTTGAGGAAAGGTAGGAAGGGCCCTCGGATTTGGAGTGGCGTTATGTAACATGGAAGGAAAAAGTCCATTTTGGttctaagttttttcttttgacagaGAAAAATGATGGTTTTTTGCTGCTCTCCTACTTTGGAGGTGAGGGATTGCTCCCATGGAGGAGCAAAACCGATCCTGGCATCatgtgtttcaactttcaactgtTTGGTGCTGATGTCTCCTTTTTTagcattaaaagaaacaaaattcagaaatactgagaatagaaaaagaaaataaaattttataatgcTAACATAATTAATCTACGAGTCATTGAGTCTATGACAGCTTACAATGCTCGTCAAATTTAATGTGCTTTGACATGGCTGCTGGTCAAATTTCGTGTCAGTTCATACTCACACCAGCACCTGATTCTGGTATGGCACATGTGGGGCCATGTCCTTGGAAGAGCTTGTGTGATCTAGTAGTGGAATGTGAATTATGATTTTTGAGGGTGATATTTGTGCTACATGGTTTGTAGaacattgtgtgtgtgtgtgtgtgtgtgtgtgtatagggggaagagagagagacggtgtGACTAGTGACAGATGTATACTACTTGCCATTGGTTGGCCTGCACATTTgtgttaaaagttaaaacaaaatttgtCCCACTACCTGGAACCCTCCATCTCGGTGGTAGTTCTATGTTAAAACGTGGATCCTAATCAAATCCTTGGTCTCAATTTTAGATAATATGATTTATGTATCATGGCAGAAGATACTTCAATTCATGCAAGACTGTTAGACAGATGTCAAGTGGAAAGGGGAATGTTGAATGCTGAAGCACGAGACATGTAATAGTACTCAAGTAGATAAGCTTTGGCCTATTTTCTTGGACATGATGTAGAAGATTATTTTAGACGTACTTGTAGAAGCTAaagaaggacatgggtgaggtTCTATTGTATGTCATTACAGTTTCCCTCCTCGTACAGGTATGTTTAAATTATGGACTTATCGATAGTGAAGAAATTTATTCACTTGAACAAGGTAAAAGTTATGTTTCTTATGAAGATAGAATGGTCATGGGCTCATAGCTTATGACTGAAGTTCATAGATGGCAAACCTTCTGGGGAATCTCCTCAGTGGATTAGGATTGCCAAGAGACTGGGTCAAGGGTCAAATATTGACCCAAATGCAAGCAAATCTTAATGGACTTGGTTTTGCATTGGCTGAATTGGATTGGCTTGGGATCGCCTGTTGCTAGGCTGTTTCATTAATCACCAATTCTAGCTATTATTCAATATCACTAAGAAACGAACTATAGTTGTTTATTATAAATAACCTAATCTATGCATGTTCTTTATTTGCTGGTATTTTGTAGTGGTATTGATAATCTGtagttatttaattttttctgtttgataGTTACTCTATATGTTTaacttcttcttcaatttgaagtaaaaatacattacaaaaaATTATTACCTGGCCCAGACGAGTCACAGGTTCTTTATTAGTTACTAGTTAGTATTTTGTAGTTGTGTTGATAAACTATAGTTATTTAATTTTGTCTACTTGACAGTTGTTCTATGTTGTTTAACGTTTTGATCAATTGGTAGTAAAAAGACACCgaaaaaatttatttcctgACCCATGTGAGTCACTTAGTCAACTCACTGACCTGTGACCCAGTAGTAAGCCGATCAGAGTGCAATTCACTTTTTGTGTAATACACCGAGTACAATGGAATTTCTATTACATTCAACAGACAGTTTGTTGTTTACATGTCCTTGGACTTGATCAGCCCTCCCTTTAAACCTGGTGGTCAGATATTTACATCTTAATTCAGAGAATAGGAAATTTCTTTTTTGGAAAACCCGGCCGGGGCTTCAGGGATATGGATCAACAAGCAGCAGCTGAGTTGGATTTTCTGCTTGGTGATATGAAGTAACTTTCATGTTTAAAATTATCCCATTTGTAAATGATGCTTAATGTCGAACATGTGAAAAGCCTTGTTAGTGGAAGTAGAGTGAATCTTAATTGCAAACTAATGGGCTGTTATGTGAAGACAGTAAAGCTCTTAAGGCATGTCACATTGCCAATCATGTATcgtatcaatttttttttttctcctgtttgGAATGTGTATTCTTGAAGTTGATACTTtataaaccatttttttaacATCCTTTGCAGATGATGTCTAAGATAAATTACTATTGGTCCTTGACACCCCCTTATTGTGAAATTTAAATCACTCGACCTTTTTCGGTAGGGCACACCTGTGTATTTGTTCTTCTGTTGGTACTAGTTAGTGTTCTTCTGTTCAGATTAAAGAGTTTCATGCTTGAGAAAAAATTAAGCTACAATGCTTTCTTGACGAACTGTTAAACCGGAAGCTGCTAATCTGCTGCTTTGTCTTCAGCTTTCAGAAGGAAGAAAGCTGATAAGTCCGACAAAAAAGCTAAAGAACggaacaggaaaagaaaatcgGAAGAGGAATTGTCATGCAACAATGGGAATGTTGCTGTTAGTGAAGATGTGGATGGAAGTAATGCAGAAGAAGATGGCCACAAGGATGTGGATGCTTCTCATGATTTGTAGCGGCTGGAAACTTGTGGATCCAAACGGTTCATAGTTTGGCATCATGGAAAAACATTCATGGTTAACACACAtttatctctttcattttcatgttccaTGCTAATGTATCGTCCAGGTTTTGGTGTTAAGTTTGCGAAATTATACTCTGCACTGAATATGTGTACTATATCATGTCCATACCCTCAGCCAGTAGCGCAATTTTTCCCTGCATCTGTAATAGACCACGTTTGGTGTAGCAGTCACTTTGTTCAAGGCAAGTAATAATCGTgttcatttttaattattatgctGACTTACCTTTGAGCCAGTTCCCTCTCCAGCGAGACATGAATCTGGATTATCCTTATGCATTAATGCACCATGTGAGAGCATACCTGGATATAAAGTGACTTGAATGCGTTAACCATTCCTATAACAACCGAAGATTTACTTGAGTTTTTATAACCCATGCAGACTGAATTTACATTTTTTCGGTTCGAGGATCTTATATTTATTTCTGAAGCAGATGTCACCAGTGTAACTGAATCGGGGTTTCACCAAGCGAATGTTAGTTGAATGTCTATAATCCCAGGTGTATCTCGGTTTGTCGAGACAAATCATAGAAGTGCCTCCTATCAAATGAAGTGATGATGTGTTGGTCACGGACATAAAATGCTAGTGTAAAGTTAGGTAGGATTCATCAAGCAAAAATAAAAGCATGGACTTGTAATGGTAGGTTATACAGAGCTCAAATTGCATTAAgcaattttttacaaagaaacTTGATCTTTCACCTTCAACTTTTAGGCATAATGTGAGTTGTCGACAAAATTGTACTGAGCAATATTTTACGAAGCTGAACTTTCACCTTCAAATTTTTAGGCTTAACATGAGTTATCGACATTTTATTATTTAGTGAACTTTTTCAACATATCTTTTTTACGAAATTAATTGTAAAGTTATAAAAAGTTAGTGAAAATTGCCAAGATACCTTTTTTACCGGATTGATTATAAAATATACGATGTTAGATTAATTAAAAGTGTGTCACAGCCATTTAAAAGAATGCATCATGATCTTTCTGGAATATAACACGTTTGCTGCCTCCACGGCTTGCTATTTATCCTTCGGAAGTTGCATATGTGCTTTTCGCTCATCTTTTTCAATGGAAACATTTGTTGCTCTGAATGCTACATCCCTTGGTTCTGAATTTTGGTCTGATTAATACCCAATATACATTAAACTTGTTAATCAATTTAGAATTGTTTCGGCTAAATTTAACCAGTAAATCTTAAGTGAACATATTTCAGCATAAACATGGATCCAGCTTAACCTTTCGAAaaattttttcccaattattCAAAAGGCCATGTAGTAGTATACCATTTGTTTGCagtttataattttcaagaggAGCTTTATGGCTACATTCGATGGCGCCAGATGATCGGATCTCATGTCTAACCTTAGACTGATCTTGTGTCTGACCTTGACCTTAGGCCTGACATGAGATCCAAGAATCCATGAGACATGATTTGAATGTCGGCGATTGGCCTGAAAACTGCGGATCATAAGCCAGAAAAGAGTAATATCTTTTCACAAGGATTCTCATAATAGAAAGAGTTCTGCCACCTTGCCAAGGCAGAGGAGggtgagaaaaacctcaccatagAAGATGATCTcgcacaaaggaaaaaaaaaaacattcaaacgACTCAGCCAAATAAATGGGTTTGAGCGAGAGTAATGAGAACCCGAATCCTTATATGATGGTAAAATAGAGGGATTCAAAGGCCCATTCTCCACCAGAAAACAGGTCATTGAAGCTCCCCTTTTCTACTAAAGAGGTCATCAAAGACCCGTTcctcccccacccccacccACCAAAACAGAAAGGAGGAGATAAAAATGGCACCATTGGAAAagagcatgagagagagagatgagcaaACAAGGAGAGACGAGAAAcaagagggtgagagagagagagagaagtcgaGAGAGACATTTGAAAGAGCCAGTTTTGAAAACTTCAACCTTTGGATCTGATGAGATCGAAGATCCCCTAGGATCATAAGGTATAACATCCAAGACCTATCAAACAGCCTACGAAAAAGAACACAACGAATTTTAGCTACGGAGAAATTTCACCAACATGGAATAGGTTTCAAGAATCCGTACATGCATCTCCAACAACGATTTAGTTCCATTCATATGTATGCAATTTCTCACGAGCAAGAATAAACAAGACTCCTGGATTTTTTGCCAAACGAAAAAGAATTTCTatttacgaaaaaaaaaacgtccTAAAGATTAATATATTAATCACTTGACCATGGTCAATACATCGGCCTCGGTGCTCCGAATGGTGCACAAGGGTTACATAATAGTGCTAGATTAAGAAAATGACTGACGGAGAAACATGGTTGATTGGCATACCAAAAACCATCCACAACGACCAAATATGCAGAACGACGTCCTGACAGGAAGAGGAGCATTTCGGATTGCTCCAATTATCAACAACTGGAGAACATTTAACCCGTACGGTACAATTGAAGACGGTGGAATGGGAGACCGAACAAATTGAAGAGCCCAAACGAATTCAACTTAAATACACtacgttttcttttctttttttaactctTTGAAGCAGGTATACACCAAATGTAGGAATACTGCAGGGCCCAAAGAGAAGCATAGCAACTGCCCCAGTTCGAGGGCAGTACCATTTCATGTAACCCGGAATCTAGTACATATCCAACACAACCTTCATGATCACCAGAACGCAGGAGATATAGTTTTTTATCTTCTCTGACAGTCGATGTGCTTTGACAGAGAATCAGTAAGGGCGATACCTACGCCCACGGTTGTCCCCTCCACTGTTCTTGCCACCACTTGATCTCCCGCTACTCCCAGCACCACCACCACTCCGACCCCCTCTTTGCAGTGAAGTGGACGCAGCAACCGGAGGTTGTTGCCTGAGCAAAAAATCAGAACCATGAGAAAAGAAGCTGAATTTTATGTTGCTAGACAAAATGTTCGAGTTAGGTGGTTATGCAGTGTCACTCACAAGACATATCCAATTCGTCCATCAGGCAGTAACATCGGCACCATGGTCATGCCTGCTGGTGTAGGGCCCCTACCGTAGATCATAGGCtgcaaaaccaaataaaatgaaacttGAGACTGATAATGGAGGTAATGACAAGTACAAAGAACAGATATCACACGGAATAGAAGCCTTCCAAACCTGTGCAAAGCCAGCTCCATACCCAGAAGCACCCAGGGCACCATACATGCCACCTACCACACCATAACCAACACGGGGGTAATTGGAGATGAGTCCACTTTTCTGTGTGTTTGAAGGGCCATCTGACTTTTTGTCTGCCTGAGGCTTTGCAAGTGAACATTCAAGAACTTGGCCTACAAATACAACAAATAACTGTAAATAAACCAGCATTTCCAAATCAATCAAGAGTGTCGAATATGAAGCATTGACGCACCATTAAGTTCATATTTTTCAGTATTTTTGAGAGCTTTCATTGCGCTCGATCTCTCAGCAAAATGAATAAAGCCAAAACCGCTATTCTCATGTCCAGGTTTAGTAGGAGGCAAGACAACCTTCGTGATTTCACCGTGGTGTTCAAATAACTCCTTTAGCTGTTCTTGAGTAACACCTTTTGGCAGATTTTTTACATAAATTGCCTTCACCTGTATAAAGATAAAAGAATTGAGTGGAAACCTTGCAAAACCAAAGACTAAGTATGTCCTGCTGAAACTGATGCTTTCTCTTTGTCTCACCATGGAAAGCACGTAATATGAAAACCATCTCAATGTTATTGAGCATACAGtcataaaaaaaagtacttCCATATTAGCATTTGAGGTCATTTATCATCTTTTAAGGGATGGTCATCTTCATCAAGAAACATTTTCTACAGGACCTCATGGGTTGCTGCATATGGACCATTATTATTGCCTGTTTTGTATAAAAGGAGACATGAACATCGGTTTGGTGTTTCTGTCAAATGGTTCACATGTTTTGTGCTCCTTGTTTTCCAGACAGCTTCTAGCAAGCTAGTGAAGACTATGTTATACTAGCAGCTAGTCAAGACTATGTACTAAAGGTGCTGAAGGCAATGATGTTGtgcacaaccaaaaaaaaaagaagagagaagagttAGTAAATAGATGAAGCAacagaaagaaaactaaaatgCAACAGCACCTGAGCCGAAGCTGCATTGTCAGAGCTGTTCTTAGGGTCTGCCCAGCTAATGGTTGGTGCATTCCCATCAAGCTTAAATTGAGGGTTTGACATCTTTTGCTTGGAATAGTCAGCACATGCGTGATTGTAATATTCA belongs to Nymphaea colorata isolate Beijing-Zhang1983 chromosome 13, ASM883128v2, whole genome shotgun sequence and includes:
- the LOC116266884 gene encoding heterogeneous nuclear ribonucleoprotein Q — its product is MPRGRSSAVASKPVEEEPEEQVDLGAEEVIEEEEVEYEEVEEEVEEEEEVEEEEDEEIEEEQEEEDEEQEQDAAISIGNDAEDHNVDEAEDMKTDEDDSGEREKHAELVALPPHGSEVYVGGIPKDANEEDLRGICEPIGEVTEVRIMKGKDSNENKGYAFVTFRTKELAQKAIEELNNTEIKGRKLKFSSSQAKHRLFIGNVPKNWGEEDLNKVVTDVGPGIVGIELLKDPQNSSRNRGFAFIEYYNHACADYSKQKMSNPQFKLDGNAPTISWADPKNSSDNAASAQVKAIYVKNLPKGVTQEQLKELFEHHGEITKVVLPPTKPGHENSGFGFIHFAERSSAMKALKNTEKYELNGQVLECSLAKPQADKKSDGPSNTQKSGLISNYPRVGYGVVGGMYGALGASGYGAGFAQPMIYGRGPTPAGMTMVPMLLPDGRIGYVLQQPPVAASTSLQRGGRSGGGAGSSGRSSGGKNSGGDNRGRRYRPY